A genomic region of Desulfallas thermosapovorans DSM 6562 contains the following coding sequences:
- a CDS encoding nucleotidyltransferase domain-containing protein yields the protein MSNKKKYLLTSLEKESVEKLLKSKLSQRAEILFAYLHGSFLLPTSCGDVDVAVYLDDKVMPQKQWEYEVELSLYLEDHAGIPVDVMVLNFAPIALRYHVTRGKILFSRDEKTRFDFLEKTWREYFDYQPMIKSFFNDLI from the coding sequence ATGAGCAATAAAAAAAAATATCTTCTTACATCACTGGAAAAAGAATCTGTGGAAAAACTGCTGAAAAGCAAATTATCTCAACGAGCGGAGATTTTATTTGCTTACCTGCACGGTTCTTTTTTATTGCCGACCTCCTGCGGTGATGTTGATGTTGCGGTATACCTTGATGATAAGGTAATGCCACAAAAACAGTGGGAATACGAAGTCGAACTTTCCCTATACCTGGAGGATCATGCCGGTATACCCGTTGACGTAATGGTATTGAATTTTGCCCCCATAGCGTTACGTTATCACGTTACCAGAGGCAAAATTCTATTCAGCCGGGATGAAAAAACCAGATTTGATTTTTTAGAAAAAACCTGGCGAGAATACTTTGATTATCAACCAATGATCAAGTCCTTTTTCAATGATCTAATATAG